A genomic window from Atribacterota bacterium includes:
- a CDS encoding archease — MNTDKDFELVDHTADIGLKIYGKNKQELFLNAARGMFFLITSVPVSPVQNRPKNYYKIESSASNIEDLMITWLSDLLYIHVTEFVIFDDYIINSMTEEMIKSKASAIEIKSSPYRIVKEIKAVTYHDLSVYQDPDGRWTANIVFDI; from the coding sequence ATGAATACAGATAAGGATTTTGAATTAGTAGATCACACAGCTGATATAGGTTTGAAAATATATGGCAAGAACAAACAGGAATTGTTTCTCAATGCCGCTCGGGGGATGTTCTTTCTTATTACTAGTGTCCCGGTATCTCCTGTTCAAAATAGACCCAAAAATTACTACAAAATAGAAAGTAGTGCTTCTAATATTGAAGATTTAATGATTACCTGGTTAAGTGATTTACTTTATATTCATGTTACTGAATTTGTTATCTTTGATGATTATATCATTAATTCTATGACTGAAGAAATGATTAAATCTAAAGCCAGCGCAATAGAGATAAAAAGTTCTCCCTACCGAATTGTTAAAGAGATCAAGGCTGTTACCTATCATGATTTAAGTGTTTACCAGGATCCAGACGGGAGATGGACAGCAAATATAGTATTTGATATTTAA